One stretch of Xanthomonas sp. DAR 35659 DNA includes these proteins:
- a CDS encoding lipase family protein: MSAIPPQQAPLDPMLTLAMVQASIAAYAAFEGKPVLAPSDYRLVARWSGWDGDPFGGSEEVFGLLFQSTGDAGTCLFAFRGTDSDLDVYEDLDFTTTDFVPSAGTVAPTPRVSAGFYGIYDGKGGNMRASMREQLFALLAHFAPRQVYVTGHSLGGALSQLFSLDLALSQPDLRACNINFCSPMVGEASWGQAYAQAIAVTDSTRCFNYWDYVPTLPPSTFGYVPVGQEFRTAHDVRGALFVHLLSRHSIVNMQTVLRHALLLSPQVWTGTFPDFEDPRRLMLSTVPPAPPRPAWADIELAARASERLLGAAMDPPSPASAPG, encoded by the coding sequence ATGAGTGCGATACCCCCGCAACAAGCCCCGCTGGATCCGATGCTGACCCTGGCGATGGTCCAGGCCAGCATCGCCGCCTATGCCGCGTTCGAGGGCAAGCCGGTGCTGGCGCCGTCCGACTACCGGTTGGTCGCGCGCTGGTCCGGTTGGGACGGCGATCCGTTCGGCGGCAGCGAGGAAGTGTTCGGCTTGCTGTTCCAGTCCACCGGGGACGCCGGCACCTGCCTGTTCGCGTTCCGTGGCACCGACTCGGACCTGGACGTGTACGAGGATCTGGACTTCACCACCACCGATTTCGTTCCCAGCGCGGGCACGGTCGCGCCGACGCCGCGGGTGTCGGCGGGCTTCTACGGCATCTACGACGGCAAGGGCGGGAACATGCGCGCGTCGATGCGCGAACAGTTGTTCGCGCTGCTGGCGCACTTCGCGCCGCGCCAGGTGTACGTCACCGGGCACAGCCTGGGCGGCGCGCTGAGTCAGCTGTTTTCGCTGGATCTGGCGCTCTCGCAACCTGATCTGCGCGCCTGCAACATCAATTTCTGCAGTCCGATGGTCGGCGAGGCGAGTTGGGGCCAGGCCTACGCGCAGGCGATCGCGGTCACCGACAGCACCCGCTGCTTCAACTATTGGGACTACGTGCCGACCCTGCCGCCGTCCACCTTCGGCTACGTGCCGGTGGGGCAGGAGTTCCGCACCGCGCATGACGTGCGCGGCGCGCTGTTCGTGCATCTGCTGTCGCGGCATTCCATCGTCAACATGCAGACGGTGTTGCGGCACGCCTTGCTGCTGTCGCCGCAGGTGTGGACCGGGACCTTTCCGGACTTCGAGGATCCGCGACGGTTGATGCTCAGCACGGTGCCGCCGGCGCCGCCGCGGCCGGCATGGGCCGACATCGAACTGGCCGCGCGCGCGTCGGAGCGGCTGTTGGGGGCGGCGATGGACCCGCCGTCGCCGGCGAGCGCGCCCGGATGA
- a CDS encoding pyridoxamine 5'-phosphate oxidase family protein, with protein sequence MANPQELEEKFWKALKSDRTVMLGLDGVEDGHARPMTAQFEGDRGGPIWFFTSKDNALVQKLTQSRRVIAAFSAKDHDLFASISGTLSVDNDQAVIERLWNGFIDAWYEEGKDDPKLALLRLDPDHAQIWLNGSSLMAGIKVLLGIDPKRDYQDKVADVPLR encoded by the coding sequence ATGGCGAACCCGCAGGAACTGGAAGAGAAATTCTGGAAGGCACTGAAATCCGACCGCACGGTCATGCTCGGCCTGGACGGCGTCGAGGACGGTCACGCGCGGCCGATGACGGCGCAGTTCGAGGGCGACCGCGGCGGCCCGATCTGGTTCTTCACCTCCAAGGACAACGCCCTGGTGCAGAAACTGACCCAGAGCCGGCGCGTGATCGCCGCGTTCAGCGCCAAGGACCACGATCTGTTCGCCAGCATCAGCGGCACCCTTAGCGTGGACAACGACCAGGCGGTGATCGAGCGCCTGTGGAACGGCTTCATCGACGCCTGGTACGAAGAAGGCAAGGACGACCCGAAGCTGGCGCTGTTGCGCCTGGATCCCGACCACGCGCAGATCTGGCTCAACGGGTCCAGCCTCATGGCCGGCATCAAGGTGCTGCTGGGCATCGACCCCAAGCGCGACTACCAGGACAAGGTGGCGGACGTGCCGCTGCGCTGA
- a CDS encoding IS110 family transposase produces MSPVVGIDVAKHRFDLAIDLANGKYRTKAKLSNDPKGFQALRTWLQSHAQADSWIVMEATGTYHEALAEFVHALGYRVCVLNPAQTALYARSQLTRVKTDRSDAKLIASYGLRHASQLRPWQPDPPALKHLKALVRRREDLLQMLQMERNRLDVAAPVVRASLLETIGQLQANIAQIERAIDDQIDQDPTLRGQRELLVSIDDIAERSAALLLAELGDVERFSQASAVTAFAGLNPRLQESGKRKGQACISRTGSPRLRAGLFLPALVAMTHNPVVRALKQRLRERGKANKQIICAAMRKLLHIAYGVLKSRTPFDPQKALAC; encoded by the coding sequence ATGTCCCCAGTCGTCGGTATCGACGTCGCCAAACACCGTTTCGACCTGGCCATCGACCTGGCCAACGGCAAGTACCGCACCAAGGCCAAGCTTTCCAACGATCCGAAGGGGTTCCAGGCCCTACGGACGTGGCTGCAGAGCCATGCGCAGGCGGACAGCTGGATCGTGATGGAAGCCACCGGCACCTACCACGAGGCCCTGGCTGAGTTCGTGCACGCCTTGGGCTACCGCGTATGCGTCCTCAACCCGGCGCAGACGGCGCTGTATGCCCGCAGCCAGCTGACTCGGGTCAAGACCGATCGCAGCGATGCCAAGCTGATCGCCAGCTACGGCCTGCGCCATGCGTCGCAATTGCGGCCGTGGCAGCCCGATCCGCCGGCGCTCAAGCACCTCAAGGCGCTGGTGCGTCGGCGCGAGGACCTGCTGCAGATGCTGCAGATGGAGCGCAACCGCCTGGACGTCGCCGCGCCGGTGGTGCGCGCCTCGCTGCTAGAGACTATCGGCCAGCTGCAAGCGAACATCGCCCAGATCGAACGGGCCATCGACGACCAGATCGACCAGGATCCTACCCTGCGCGGGCAGCGCGAGCTGCTGGTCAGCATCGACGACATCGCCGAGAGGAGCGCGGCGCTGTTGCTGGCCGAGCTCGGCGACGTGGAGCGCTTCTCCCAGGCCTCGGCGGTGACCGCCTTCGCCGGGTTGAATCCACGGCTGCAGGAGTCCGGCAAGCGCAAGGGGCAGGCCTGCATCTCCCGTACCGGCTCCCCACGCCTGCGCGCCGGCCTGTTCCTGCCGGCCTTGGTCGCCATGACCCACAACCCGGTCGTGCGTGCGCTGAAACAACGCCTGCGCGAACGCGGCAAGGCCAACAAGCAGATCATCTGCGCCGCCATGCGCAAGCTGCTGCATATCGCCTACGGCGTGCTCAAATCGCGCACGCCCTTCGACCCTCAAAAGGCCCTTGCCTGTTAG
- a CDS encoding nuclear transport factor 2 family protein, with the protein MTWLLLLACAATARAAEPKDESTAGPLFDTVAALDQRLFDAYNRCDMAAFEALFVPDVEFYHDTGGVSRDRQTVVDNTRKWICGKVRRELLQGTLRVYPVKDFGAIEEGEHRFCELASGRCEGIAKFVMVWRQDSDGWRLTRVLSYGHRAAAAPTR; encoded by the coding sequence ATGACGTGGTTGCTGTTGCTGGCCTGCGCGGCGACGGCGCGCGCGGCCGAGCCGAAGGACGAGAGCACGGCGGGGCCGCTGTTCGACACGGTCGCGGCGCTGGACCAGCGCCTGTTCGACGCCTACAACCGCTGCGACATGGCGGCGTTCGAGGCGCTGTTCGTGCCCGACGTGGAGTTCTATCACGATACCGGCGGGGTGAGCCGGGATCGCCAGACCGTGGTCGACAACACCCGCAAGTGGATCTGCGGCAAGGTCCGCCGCGAACTGTTGCAAGGGACGCTGCGGGTCTATCCGGTCAAGGACTTCGGCGCGATCGAGGAGGGCGAACACCGCTTCTGCGAACTAGCCAGCGGGCGTTGCGAGGGGATCGCCAAGTTCGTGATGGTGTGGCGGCAGGATTCGGACGGCTGGAGGCTGACTCGCGTGCTCAGCTACGGGCACCGCGCGGCGGCGGCGCCCACGCGGTAG
- a CDS encoding methylmalonyl-CoA mutase family protein, whose protein sequence is MSIPASRVPLPQADSSPLRFVTAASLFDGHDAAINIMRRLIQAQGAEVIHLGHNRSVEDVVRAALQEDADAIALSSYQGGHVEYFKYMVDMLRERGAGHVRVFGGGGGTITPEEIAELQAYGVERIYHPNDGMKMGLVEMIEDVVARAGRARAVAADTDGAAPAGSPLPDIDDDIGIGRMLSAIEDGAFSEAELALLRKQWQAGAPGVSESRGQGPRGTRLAPVLGLTGTGGAGKSSVTDELLNRFLAAFPQMRIAVVSVDPSRRRTGGALLGDRIRMNALRSPRVYMRSMATRRQHAATNRVLKDCIALLKCVGYDLVIVETAGIGQSDSEIVDLVDFPVYVMTSDYGAPSQLEKIDMLDFAELVVLNKYDRRGAEDALRDVRKQWRRNRAAFQLEDEAVPVYPTIASQFNDPGISWMFVNLCRLVREKLELAAPTAGDAPRCDFQPDLDTSLKEPRATVLIPGARVRYLAEIAEQGRALNAGIVRQAEAADRAQAFWQSLHALQDPQLPAQLELYAAQDLLASAGPAADAADATLVLLRQRYNDAVQSLSSESLKLLRDWPQRLKSITDPVTEYEVRGKAIRVENYRQSLSQQPIPKIAAPRYKSWGELLTFLGKENLPGSYPYTGGVYPYRRAGEDPIRMFAGEGTPERTNRRFHYLSVGQPAARLSTAFDSVTLYGEDPAPRPDIYGKVGNSGVNIPTLDDMKKLYSGFDLCAPTTSVSMTINGPAPMILAMFMNTAIDQQVEKYLKADAQRWAQAEQDLARLFEGRERPRYHGSLPPTNDGLGLGLLGVSGDQLVDAQTYAQIKAQTLSSVRGTVQADILKEDQAQNTCIFSTEFALRMMGDIQQYFVEHKVRNFYSVSISGYHIAEAGANPISQLAFTLSNGFTIVEYYLARGMRIDDFAPNLSFFFSNGMDPEYTVIGRVARRIWARAMRERYGGNERSQMMKYHIQTSGRSLHAQEIQFNDIRTTLQALYALFDNCNSLHTNAYDEAITTPTEESVRRAVAIQMIINKELGLNFCENPWQGSFIVEQLTDLVEEAVYKEFEAISERGGVLGAMDTMYQRGKIQEESLYYEHKKHDGSLPLVGVNTFLPKEHAGETGTVIELIRSTDAEKDQQIGNVRDWQQRRNALALQPDGAGLGGLQRTARDRRNVFAALMEAVKTHSLGQISHALYEVGGEYRRNM, encoded by the coding sequence ATGAGCATTCCCGCGTCCCGCGTTCCGCTGCCGCAAGCGGACAGCAGCCCATTGCGTTTCGTCACCGCCGCCAGCCTGTTCGACGGCCACGACGCGGCGATCAACATCATGCGCCGGCTGATCCAGGCGCAGGGCGCCGAGGTGATCCATCTCGGCCACAACCGCAGCGTCGAGGACGTGGTGCGCGCGGCGCTGCAGGAGGACGCCGACGCCATCGCGCTGTCGTCCTACCAGGGCGGCCATGTCGAATACTTCAAGTACATGGTGGACATGCTGCGCGAGCGCGGCGCCGGCCATGTGCGGGTGTTCGGCGGCGGCGGCGGCACCATCACCCCGGAAGAGATCGCCGAGCTGCAGGCCTACGGCGTGGAGCGCATCTACCACCCCAACGACGGCATGAAGATGGGCCTGGTAGAAATGATCGAGGACGTGGTCGCGCGCGCCGGACGGGCGCGCGCTGTCGCGGCGGACACGGATGGCGCGGCGCCGGCCGGCAGCCCGTTGCCGGACATCGACGACGACATCGGCATCGGCCGGATGCTGTCGGCGATCGAGGACGGCGCGTTCTCCGAGGCCGAACTGGCCCTGCTGCGCAAGCAGTGGCAGGCCGGCGCGCCGGGCGTGTCCGAGTCGCGGGGGCAGGGGCCGCGCGGCACGCGCCTGGCGCCCGTGCTCGGCCTCACCGGCACCGGCGGCGCCGGCAAGTCCTCGGTCACCGACGAACTGCTCAACCGCTTCCTGGCCGCCTTCCCGCAGATGCGCATCGCGGTGGTGTCGGTGGACCCGAGCCGGCGCCGCACCGGCGGTGCGCTGCTCGGCGACCGCATCCGCATGAACGCCCTGCGCAGCCCGCGCGTGTACATGCGCTCGATGGCCACGCGGCGCCAGCACGCGGCCACCAATCGCGTGCTCAAGGATTGCATCGCGCTGCTGAAATGCGTCGGCTACGACCTGGTGATCGTGGAGACCGCCGGCATCGGCCAGAGCGATTCGGAGATCGTCGATCTGGTCGATTTCCCGGTGTACGTGATGACCAGCGACTACGGCGCGCCCAGCCAGTTGGAGAAGATCGACATGCTCGACTTCGCCGAACTGGTGGTGCTGAACAAGTACGACCGCCGCGGCGCCGAGGACGCGCTGCGCGACGTGCGCAAGCAATGGCGGCGCAACCGCGCTGCGTTCCAGCTCGAGGACGAGGCAGTGCCGGTGTATCCGACCATCGCCAGCCAGTTCAACGATCCCGGCATCAGCTGGATGTTCGTCAACCTGTGCCGGCTGGTGCGCGAGAAGCTGGAGTTGGCCGCCCCCACGGCCGGCGACGCGCCGCGTTGCGACTTCCAGCCGGACCTGGACACCAGCCTCAAGGAGCCGCGCGCCACTGTGCTGATCCCGGGCGCGCGCGTGCGCTACCTGGCCGAGATCGCCGAACAGGGCCGCGCGCTCAACGCCGGCATCGTGCGCCAGGCCGAGGCCGCCGATCGCGCGCAGGCGTTCTGGCAATCGCTGCATGCGTTGCAGGATCCGCAGTTGCCCGCCCAGCTCGAACTGTACGCCGCGCAGGACCTGCTGGCGTCGGCCGGCCCGGCCGCCGACGCGGCCGATGCGACCTTGGTGCTGCTGCGCCAGCGCTACAACGATGCGGTGCAGTCGCTGTCCAGCGAATCGTTGAAATTGCTGCGCGACTGGCCGCAGCGGCTCAAGTCGATCACCGATCCGGTCACCGAGTACGAAGTGCGCGGCAAGGCGATCCGCGTGGAGAACTACCGGCAGTCGCTGAGCCAGCAGCCGATCCCCAAGATCGCCGCGCCGCGCTACAAGAGCTGGGGCGAACTGCTGACCTTCCTCGGCAAGGAGAACCTGCCCGGCAGCTATCCGTACACCGGCGGCGTGTATCCGTACCGACGCGCCGGCGAGGACCCGATCCGCATGTTCGCCGGCGAGGGCACGCCCGAGCGCACCAACCGCCGCTTCCATTACCTCAGCGTGGGCCAGCCGGCCGCGCGCCTGTCCACCGCCTTCGACAGCGTCACCTTGTACGGCGAGGACCCGGCGCCGCGCCCGGACATCTACGGCAAGGTCGGCAATTCCGGGGTCAACATCCCGACCCTGGACGACATGAAGAAGCTGTACTCCGGCTTCGACCTGTGCGCGCCGACCACCAGCGTGTCGATGACCATCAACGGCCCGGCGCCGATGATCCTGGCGATGTTCATGAACACCGCCATCGACCAGCAGGTGGAGAAGTACCTCAAGGCCGACGCGCAGCGCTGGGCGCAGGCCGAGCAGGATCTGGCGCGGCTGTTCGAGGGCCGCGAACGCCCGCGCTATCACGGTAGCCTGCCGCCGACCAACGACGGCCTCGGCCTGGGCCTGCTCGGGGTCAGCGGCGACCAACTGGTGGATGCGCAGACCTATGCGCAGATCAAGGCGCAGACCTTGTCAAGCGTGCGCGGCACGGTGCAGGCCGACATCCTCAAGGAGGACCAGGCGCAGAACACCTGCATCTTCAGCACCGAGTTCGCGCTGCGCATGATGGGCGACATCCAGCAGTACTTCGTCGAACACAAGGTGCGCAACTTCTACTCGGTGTCGATCTCCGGCTATCACATCGCCGAGGCCGGGGCGAACCCGATCAGCCAGCTCGCCTTCACCCTGAGCAACGGCTTCACCATCGTCGAGTACTACCTGGCGCGCGGCATGCGCATCGACGATTTCGCGCCGAACCTGAGCTTCTTCTTCAGCAACGGCATGGACCCGGAATACACCGTCATCGGTCGGGTGGCGCGGCGCATCTGGGCGCGGGCGATGCGCGAGCGCTACGGCGGCAACGAACGCAGCCAGATGATGAAGTACCACATCCAGACCTCGGGCCGTTCGCTGCACGCGCAGGAGATCCAGTTCAACGACATCCGCACCACGCTGCAGGCGCTGTACGCGCTGTTCGACAACTGCAACAGCCTGCACACCAACGCCTACGACGAGGCGATCACCACGCCGACCGAGGAGAGCGTGCGCCGCGCGGTGGCGATCCAGATGATCATCAACAAGGAGTTGGGGCTGAACTTCTGCGAGAACCCCTGGCAGGGCAGCTTCATCGTCGAGCAGCTCACCGACCTGGTGGAGGAGGCGGTGTACAAGGAGTTCGAGGCGATCAGCGAGCGCGGCGGCGTGCTCGGCGCGATGGACACCATGTACCAGCGCGGCAAGATCCAGGAGGAGAGCCTGTACTACGAGCACAAGAAGCACGATGGCAGCCTGCCGCTGGTGGGCGTGAACACCTTCCTGCCCAAGGAGCATGCCGGCGAGACCGGGACCGTGATCGAACTGATCCGCTCCACCGACGCGGAAAAGGACCAGCAGATCGGCAACGTGCGCGATTGGCAACAGCGCCGCAATGCGCTGGCGCTGCAGCCCGACGGCGCCGGACTGGGCGGCCTGCAGCGCACCGCGCGCGATCGGCGCAATGTGTTCGCCGCGCTGATGGAGGCGGTCAAGACCCATAGCCTCGGCCAGATCAGCCATGCCCTGTACGAAGTGGGCGGGGAATATCGGCGCAATATGTAG
- a CDS encoding YXWGXW repeat-containing protein, translating to MSLRPFLLASLLGVTLAAGMVAAPAQARSVVELSVRTAPPPPRFERVVVRPGYVWAPGYWHWNGHRHVWVGGHYVRERPGYVYVGPRWEPYGPAYRFHGGYWVHR from the coding sequence ATGTCGCTTCGCCCTTTCTTGCTGGCCTCGCTGCTCGGCGTCACGCTCGCCGCGGGCATGGTGGCCGCACCCGCGCAGGCGCGGTCGGTCGTGGAACTGTCGGTGCGGACCGCTCCGCCGCCGCCGCGCTTCGAACGCGTGGTAGTGCGACCGGGCTATGTGTGGGCGCCCGGCTACTGGCATTGGAACGGCCACCGCCACGTCTGGGTCGGCGGCCACTACGTGCGCGAACGCCCGGGCTACGTCTACGTCGGCCCGCGCTGGGAGCCCTACGGCCCCGCCTATCGCTTCCATGGCGGCTACTGGGTGCATCGCTAG
- a CDS encoding Glu/Leu/Phe/Val dehydrogenase dimerization domain-containing protein yields MLFETLATTGHEQVVFCHNRDVGLQAIIAIHNTVLGPALGGVRMRPYPSTEAALHDALRLSRTMTYKNALAGLNIGGGKAVIIGDPKADKSEALFRAFGRYVDSLGGRYITAEDVGTDVNDMEQIYLETEYVTGVHQVHGGSGDPAPFTAYGALQALMASLQRKLGHEEIGKTSIAVQGLGHIGMELVKLLKERGAKLYVTDLDPALAERAVADYGAEAVKPDEIYDVAADVLAPCALESAIDETTLPRLKAKIICGTANNQLANAAVGEELHRRGILYAPDYAVNAGGVMNVSLEIDGYNRERAMRLIRSLYHNLGKIFDLSERDNIPPQQAADRIAEARMQAIGKLKLPLGRTAPRSMGHLRGE; encoded by the coding sequence ATGCTTTTCGAAACGCTAGCCACCACCGGACACGAACAGGTCGTCTTCTGCCACAACCGCGACGTGGGCCTGCAGGCGATCATCGCCATCCACAACACCGTCCTCGGCCCGGCCCTGGGCGGCGTGCGCATGCGCCCGTACCCCAGTACCGAGGCCGCGCTGCACGACGCGCTGCGGCTCAGCCGCACCATGACCTACAAGAACGCGCTGGCCGGGCTCAACATCGGCGGCGGCAAGGCGGTGATCATCGGCGACCCCAAAGCCGACAAGTCCGAAGCGCTGTTCCGCGCCTTCGGCCGCTATGTCGATTCGCTGGGCGGCCGCTACATCACCGCCGAGGACGTGGGCACCGACGTCAACGACATGGAGCAGATCTACCTGGAGACCGAGTACGTCACCGGCGTGCACCAGGTGCATGGCGGCTCCGGCGACCCGGCGCCCTTCACCGCCTACGGCGCGCTGCAGGCGCTGATGGCCTCGCTGCAACGCAAGCTCGGCCACGAGGAGATCGGCAAGACCAGCATCGCCGTGCAGGGCCTGGGTCACATCGGCATGGAGCTGGTGAAGCTACTGAAGGAACGCGGCGCCAAGCTGTACGTGACCGACCTGGACCCGGCGCTGGCCGAGCGCGCGGTCGCCGACTACGGCGCCGAGGCGGTCAAGCCGGACGAGATCTACGACGTGGCCGCCGACGTGCTGGCGCCGTGCGCGCTGGAAAGCGCGATCGACGAAACCACCCTGCCACGGCTGAAGGCGAAGATCATCTGCGGTACCGCCAACAACCAGCTGGCCAACGCCGCGGTCGGCGAGGAACTGCATCGGCGCGGCATCCTGTATGCCCCGGACTACGCGGTCAACGCCGGCGGCGTGATGAACGTGTCGCTGGAGATCGACGGCTACAACCGCGAACGCGCGATGCGCCTGATCCGCAGCCTGTACCACAACCTGGGCAAGATCTTCGACCTGTCCGAACGCGACAACATCCCGCCGCAGCAGGCCGCCGACCGCATCGCCGAGGCGCGCATGCAGGCGATCGGCAAGCTCAAGCTGCCGCTGGGCCGCACCGCGCCGCGCTCGATGGGGCATCTGCGCGGGGAGTGA
- a CDS encoding S8 family serine peptidase: MRKLMARSLLATALAMALGACGGGGGGGLTRSEPPPTSPPPSSPPPPPPSSPPVSPPTSPPPPQPAFDAHLALTNTLAAHNAGYDGSGYRIGVVDTGVNRNHPALSGRVVSNLIYVDPAQNNVKVDDVDGHGTTVAQLAAGKAVGAWPGGIAPGAQIVSARIINDTSPDDDGSGKGNQTSGALGLASIHQDLINAGVKVMNNSWGGIYWTDPSATSAIADEYRPFVVGNGGLVVFAAGNESKSTPSDVASLPSQPGPGGTRPAADLERGWLVAAAVDASTGSTLESYSNACGAAMRYCLVAPGTEVFVDPKATTATANPGYYYGSGTSFAAPLVSGAATLVWQAFPYFSNDLVRQTLLGTATDLGAPGVDATFGYGLLNVGKAVWGPARFDWGDVSVSFAGTSTWANDIAGSGGLIKQGSGTLTLSGTQNSYSGATQVQAGTLSAASLGGSDVTVGNGATFIGTGPLRGNVANAGTFQVGAATLSLTGNYVQASTGRLALLVGDKLSVTGTATLQGGSLYVLGKRDYVANNTAYKVLDTSGGLSGTFGSVTTPSNVFLTSSLSYDGTSASITVQALSVTAAAATFGTATAATLASATRVDAAFSQLNTQLRRDPTSVDASLLKAAGAVQQAPTAAAASATLRSLSGEAHAAATAMTFDSIDLQRRALSGRFDSLLARPRAVGAWSQRLGDSGQGSFAGGQDQLDGWMMGQDLRLGEHAVAGFAFGETRVSGGSDGGLDRSRDRQVQGQAYLGAVGGDAYALAQLGTGQYRRQLDRGLLLGDAVADASSRYAGRFLSGSVEVGYRFGHGKAWLTPYAGADYSRIDSDGFREQGGDGFGLMAGAASSSRSQALAGLRAGYRWQGWALQGYGEWQQTLAAQGLQRQASFVGVDAWAPLLDLQPARSGGLFGLSLDRRWNASALGLGYDQRFGPRGDAHALSLRYRLGF, translated from the coding sequence ATGCGGAAGTTGATGGCCCGGTCGCTGTTGGCGACGGCACTGGCGATGGCGTTGGGCGCGTGCGGCGGTGGCGGCGGTGGCGGGCTGACCCGCAGCGAGCCGCCGCCGACCTCGCCACCCCCGAGTTCGCCGCCGCCCCCGCCGCCGTCGTCTCCCCCGGTTTCGCCGCCGACCTCGCCGCCGCCGCCGCAGCCGGCGTTCGACGCGCATCTGGCGCTGACCAACACCCTGGCCGCGCACAACGCCGGCTACGACGGCAGCGGCTATCGCATCGGCGTGGTGGACACCGGCGTGAACCGCAATCACCCGGCGCTGTCCGGACGCGTGGTGTCCAACCTGATCTACGTCGATCCGGCCCAGAACAACGTCAAGGTCGACGACGTCGATGGCCATGGCACCACGGTCGCGCAACTGGCCGCGGGCAAGGCGGTGGGCGCCTGGCCGGGCGGCATCGCGCCGGGCGCGCAGATCGTGTCGGCGCGAATCATCAACGACACCTCGCCCGACGACGATGGCAGCGGCAAGGGCAACCAGACCAGCGGCGCGCTGGGCCTGGCCTCGATCCACCAGGACCTGATCAATGCCGGGGTCAAGGTGATGAACAATTCCTGGGGCGGCATCTACTGGACCGATCCCAGCGCGACCAGCGCGATCGCCGACGAGTACCGCCCGTTCGTGGTGGGCAACGGCGGGCTGGTGGTGTTCGCGGCGGGCAACGAATCCAAGTCGACGCCGTCGGACGTGGCCTCGCTGCCCAGCCAGCCGGGTCCCGGCGGCACCCGCCCGGCGGCGGACCTGGAGCGCGGCTGGCTGGTGGCGGCGGCGGTGGACGCCAGTACCGGCAGCACGCTGGAGTCCTATTCCAACGCGTGCGGCGCGGCCATGCGCTATTGCCTGGTCGCGCCGGGCACGGAGGTGTTCGTCGATCCCAAGGCGACCACCGCCACCGCCAATCCCGGCTACTACTACGGCAGCGGCACCTCGTTCGCGGCGCCGCTGGTCTCGGGCGCGGCCACGCTGGTGTGGCAGGCGTTTCCCTATTTCAGCAACGACCTGGTGCGGCAGACCCTGCTCGGCACCGCCACCGACCTGGGCGCGCCAGGCGTGGATGCCACCTTCGGCTACGGCTTGCTCAACGTGGGCAAGGCGGTGTGGGGGCCGGCGCGGTTCGACTGGGGCGACGTCAGCGTGTCCTTCGCCGGCACCTCGACCTGGGCCAACGACATCGCCGGCAGCGGCGGCCTGATCAAGCAGGGCAGCGGGACCTTGACCCTGAGCGGCACCCAGAACAGCTACAGCGGCGCGACCCAGGTCCAGGCCGGCACGCTCAGCGCGGCCAGCCTCGGCGGCTCCGACGTCACCGTCGGCAATGGCGCCACCTTCATCGGCACCGGGCCGCTGCGCGGCAATGTCGCCAATGCCGGCACGTTCCAGGTCGGCGCCGCGACGCTGAGCCTGACCGGCAACTACGTGCAGGCCAGCACCGGCCGGCTGGCCCTGCTGGTCGGCGACAAGCTCTCGGTGACCGGCACCGCGACCCTGCAGGGCGGCTCGCTGTACGTGCTCGGCAAACGCGATTACGTGGCCAACAACACCGCCTACAAGGTGCTGGACACCAGCGGCGGGCTGAGCGGCACGTTCGGCTCGGTCACCACGCCGTCCAACGTGTTCCTGACCTCCTCGCTCAGTTACGACGGCACCAGCGCCTCGATCACCGTGCAGGCGCTCAGCGTCACCGCCGCCGCGGCGACGTTCGGCACCGCGACCGCCGCCACGCTGGCCTCGGCCACGCGCGTGGATGCGGCGTTTTCGCAACTGAACACGCAGCTGCGCCGCGATCCGACGTCGGTCGATGCGTCCTTGCTGAAGGCGGCCGGCGCGGTGCAGCAAGCGCCGACCGCGGCGGCGGCCTCGGCGACCCTGCGCAGCCTGTCCGGCGAAGCGCACGCGGCGGCCACCGCGATGACCTTCGACAGCATCGACCTGCAGCGCCGCGCGCTGTCCGGCCGCTTCGACAGCCTGCTCGCGCGACCGCGCGCGGTCGGCGCGTGGAGCCAGCGCCTGGGCGACAGCGGGCAGGGCAGTTTCGCCGGCGGCCAGGATCAGCTCGATGGCTGGATGATGGGCCAGGACCTGCGCCTGGGCGAGCACGCCGTGGCCGGCTTCGCCTTCGGCGAAACCCGCGTCAGCGGCGGCAGCGACGGCGGCCTGGACCGCAGCCGCGATCGCCAGGTGCAGGGCCAGGCCTATCTCGGCGCGGTCGGCGGCGACGCCTATGCGCTGGCGCAACTGGGCACCGGGCAGTACCGGCGCCAGCTCGACCGCGGCCTGTTGCTCGGCGATGCCGTGGCCGATGCGTCCAGCCGTTATGCCGGGCGCTTCCTGTCGGGCAGCGTCGAGGTCGGCTACCGCTTCGGGCACGGCAAGGCGTGGCTGACGCCGTACGCCGGCGCCGACTACAGCCGTATCGACAGCGATGGTTTTCGCGAACAGGGCGGCGACGGTTTCGGCCTGATGGCCGGCGCCGCGTCCTCGTCGCGCAGCCAGGCGCTGGCCGGTTTGCGCGCCGGCTATCGCTGGCAGGGTTGGGCGCTGCAGGGGTATGGCGAATGGCAGCAGACCCTGGCCGCGCAAGGCTTGCAGCGCCAAGCCAGTTTCGTCGGCGTGGATGCGTGGGCGCCGCTGCTCGATCTGCAGCCGGCGCGCTCGGGCGGGCTGTTCGGGCTGAGCCTGGACCGGCGCTGGAACGCCAGCGCGCTGGGCCTGGGCTACGACCAGCGCTTCGGCCCGCGCGGCGATGCGCATGCGCTGTCGCTGCGGTATCGGTTGGGGTTCTGA